Proteins encoded together in one Ailuropoda melanoleuca isolate Jingjing unplaced genomic scaffold, ASM200744v2 unplaced-scaffold19471, whole genome shotgun sequence window:
- the LOC117797941 gene encoding ADP-ribosylation factor GTPase-activating protein 1-like: MQVKEGKIFDDVSSGVSQLASKVQGVGSRGWRDVTTFFSGRAEDPSDRPLEGQSYQNSGGDHPQNRAVDLSFWETFGSGDPAKGHRSPSSDSWTCADASAEKRSSDSWDVWGSGSTSNNKNSDHSDLGEAWGGGGEGRAKTTRKAAQPAAPVDEGWDNQDW, encoded by the exons ATGCAGGTGAAAGAGGGAAAGATTTTTGATGATGTGTCCAGTGGGGTCTCTCAATTGGCGTCCAAG GTCCAGGGGGTTGGCAGTAGGGGATGGCGGGACGTCACCACCTTTTTTTCTGGGAGAGCAGAGGACCCGTCGGACAG ACCCCTGGAGGGCCAGAGCTACCAAAACAGTGGTGGGGACCACCCCCAGAACCGTGCCGTGGACCTGAGCTTCTGGGAGACCTTCGGGAGTGGTGACCCTGCCAAGGGCCACAGGTCCCCGAGCAGCGACAGCTGGACGTGTGCAGACGCCTCGGCCGAGAAGAGGAGCTCGGACAGCTGGGATGTGTGGGGCTCGGGCTCCACGTCTAACAATAAGAACAGCGACCACAGCGACCTTGGGGAGGCCtgggggggcggcggggagggcAGGGCCAAGACCACCAGAAAGGCTGCGCAGCCTGCCGCGCCAGTAGACGAGGGCTGGGACAACCAGGACTGGTAG